The genomic DNA CGTCCGGTGATGCGCTTGGCCCCCCACTGGCCGCCCACCCGGAGGTCCTCGAAGGCGCTGCTGACCATGCCGCTGGCCGTGTTCGCCTCGACCTGGGCGTCGGCCGGCTGGGGCAGCCGGATGGCGATCTCGCCCGAGACGCTGTTCAGGCTGATGTCGGTGGGGCCGACGGCCGGGTCCAGGTCGACGATCATCGAACCGCTGACCGAGTCGGCCCGCACGGAAGAGCCCGCCTCCACCACCGTCAGGTCGCCGGAGACGGAGTTGAAGCGCAGGTCGCCGGTGAGGGCCTGCGCCTCCACGTTCCCCGAGACGGTGTCGGCGCGGACGGGGCCCGCGAGGCTCACCAGAGTGGTGTCCCCGGACACGCCCTTGACCTCGGCGGTTCCGTCGAGACCGGAGACCACGGCCGCGGCGCTGACCGCCCCCACCTCCACACGGGTGCCGGTCGGCACCGCCAGGGACACCACCGCACTGCGCCGCCAGCCCTTGCGGTCCAGCCACTTCAGGAAACC from Streptomyces sp. CB09001 includes the following:
- a CDS encoding DUF4097 family beta strand repeat-containing protein yields the protein MSEWSVAEPRKLTFDESVSRLHVRIVGGTVNVVGTDEGSARLEVSEIEGPPLIVTHRDGVLTVAYEDLPWKGFLKWLDRKGWRRSAVVSLAVPTGTRVEVGAVSAAAVVSGLDGTAEVKGVSGDTTLVSLAGPVRADTVSGNVEAQALTGDLRFNSVSGDLTVVEAGSSVRADSVSGSMIVDLDPAVGPTDISLNSVSGEIAIRLPQPADAQVEANTASGMVSSAFEDLRVGGQWGAKRITGRLGAGNGRLKATTVSGSIALLRRPATEDTPWEREPEDSGPTGTARGDSGDNSASVRDQGATDAPSDGTTDKKVL